GGTCTTGTCGCTTCTGTACGCCTCACCCCTAACACCCTAGGCCTGACGAAAAAATGCGATACACAGGATTGATCGATGCTTGGCGCGACCGCCTGCCGGTAGCCGACACGACCCACGCGATCGCGCTGGGCGAGGGCAACACGCCGCTGATCCGGCTTGAGAACATTCCGCGAGAGATCGGTTTCGACGGCGAGCTCTACGTCAAATTCGAAGGCCTCAACCCGACCGGTTCGTTCAAGGATCGCGGCATGACCATGGCCGTGACCCAGGCCGTGGCCGAAGGCGCCAAGGCGATCATCTGCGCCTCCACCGGCAACACCTCGGCAGCAGCGGCAGCCTACGCGGCGCGTGCCGGCATTACGGCCTTCGTGCTGATTCCGGAAGGCAAGATCGCCGCCGGCAAGCTGGCGCAGGCGGTCATGCATGGTTCGGTGGTGGTGCAGATACAAGGCAACTTCGATGACGGCATGCGCCTGGTCAAGGAAGTCGCCGAAACCGCACCGGTGACCATCGTCAACTCGATCAATCCGTTCCGCCTGCAAGGGCAGAAGACCGCGGCCTTCGAAGTGGTGCGGGATCTCGGCCGCGCGCCGGACGTGCACTGCATTCCGGTCGGCAACGCCGGCAACATCAGCGCTTACTGGATGGGTTATTCCGAGGCCATGGGCGAGACCACGGCGGCCAATGTGTTGCCGCCGGAACTCAAGAATTACAGGATCGGAGGCTTGTCCTCGAATCGACCGCGCATGGCCGGTTACCAGGCGGCCGGCTCGGCGCCATTCATGCGCGGTGGCCCAGTGCGCGAACCGGAGACCGTGGCCACGGCCATTCGTATCGGTGATCCGCAGAGCTGGGATCTGGCCTGGGCGGTGCGCAGCGAGTCCGATGGCTGGTTCGACGAAATCGGCGACGAGGAAATCCTCGCCACGCAGTCGCTGCTCGCCAAGCGCGAAGGCGTGTTCTGCGAGCCGGCTTCGGCCACTTCTCTGGCCGGCGCCCTGCG
This genomic interval from Gammaproteobacteria bacterium contains the following:
- the thrC gene encoding threonine synthase codes for the protein MRYTGLIDAWRDRLPVADTTHAIALGEGNTPLIRLENIPREIGFDGELYVKFEGLNPTGSFKDRGMTMAVTQAVAEGAKAIICASTGNTSAAAAAYAARAGITAFVLIPEGKIAAGKLAQAVMHGSVVVQIQGNFDDGMRLVKEVAETAPVTIVNSINPFRLQGQKTAAFEVVRDLGRAPDVHCIPVGNAGNISAYWMGYSEAMGETTAANVLPPELKNYRIGGLSSNRPRMAGYQAAGSAPFMRGGPVREPETVATAIRIGDPQSWDLAWAVRSESDGWFDEIGDEEILATQSLLAKREGVFCEPASATSLAGALRDIASGKIKAGSTVVCTLTGHGLKDPDIAMRDGLSSVIKVPAELSAVNKALIERL